One window of the Corynebacterium glutamicum ATCC 13032 genome contains the following:
- a CDS encoding exonuclease domain-containing protein: MIAAYGASISLDDSTLTISYSPLLAALSKSSAQSESVDLTQVSGVSVQDPTAFTHGFLNLEGVDKSIAFAPNSSADLAALAADIDAVLKGEKPQHLGGGAPVVPSAPSTVAGLNFVGFDVETANDDWGSICQIGLVKYVDGVEESSESWLCTPPESLNFFNEINIGIHGITPEMVADQPRFADLVPKMVEFVGDLPLVAHNAQFDFTALSRACAASGIDVPEMIYGCSLTLARNEKLQVENHKLPTVASHLGFELKNHHDAAEDARACAAITIALAKRHSFEGSFVDFVHSRGFTMGTVDNARVYPVLKDRSGANVALQRRNFGLDAGKTEVPVQPAVDPAWETPKAEPKKQSGRRAPWDKVATPEVIPDPNPDADPSSILYGQNVTLTGDFEPYEKGALWQRIADQGALIGKNVTKKTTILVAGPWATITSKQKRAEELKEKGQDIQIWDEKQLFTALGLDEQPPF, encoded by the coding sequence GTGATCGCGGCTTACGGCGCATCCATCTCTTTGGATGATTCCACCCTCACCATCTCTTATTCCCCTCTTCTTGCTGCTCTTTCTAAGTCCAGCGCACAATCGGAATCGGTTGATCTGACACAGGTCTCTGGAGTATCTGTGCAGGATCCCACTGCTTTTACTCACGGCTTTTTAAACCTGGAGGGCGTGGATAAATCCATCGCCTTTGCCCCAAATAGTTCGGCAGATTTAGCTGCGCTGGCAGCTGATATTGATGCTGTGTTGAAGGGTGAAAAGCCACAGCACCTGGGTGGCGGAGCCCCAGTAGTGCCTTCAGCTCCATCTACTGTTGCTGGTCTGAATTTCGTGGGCTTTGACGTAGAGACGGCCAATGATGATTGGGGTTCCATCTGCCAGATTGGTTTGGTCAAGTACGTCGATGGTGTGGAGGAATCTTCGGAGTCATGGTTGTGTACTCCTCCTGAGAGCCTGAATTTCTTCAATGAGATCAACATTGGTATTCACGGCATCACCCCAGAGATGGTTGCTGATCAGCCTCGTTTTGCAGACCTTGTGCCCAAGATGGTGGAGTTCGTTGGGGATTTGCCGTTGGTTGCTCACAATGCGCAGTTTGATTTCACCGCATTGTCGCGCGCGTGTGCTGCCTCAGGGATCGATGTCCCAGAGATGATTTATGGCTGCTCGTTGACGTTGGCACGCAATGAGAAGCTGCAGGTGGAAAACCATAAGCTTCCAACGGTGGCTAGTCATTTAGGGTTTGAGCTGAAAAACCACCACGATGCTGCTGAAGATGCTCGCGCGTGTGCTGCGATTACCATTGCGTTGGCAAAGCGCCACAGCTTTGAGGGCAGCTTTGTGGATTTCGTTCACAGCCGTGGTTTCACCATGGGAACCGTGGATAACGCCCGGGTGTATCCGGTGCTGAAGGATCGTTCTGGAGCTAACGTTGCGTTGCAGCGTCGAAACTTTGGTTTGGATGCAGGCAAGACCGAAGTCCCCGTGCAGCCAGCTGTTGATCCAGCGTGGGAAACCCCGAAGGCGGAGCCAAAAAAGCAATCTGGCCGCCGTGCACCGTGGGACAAGGTGGCTACCCCTGAGGTCATTCCAGATCCCAATCCCGATGCTGATCCGTCGAGCATTCTCTATGGCCAGAATGTGACCTTGACTGGTGATTTCGAGCCATATGAAAAGGGTGCGCTGTGGCAGCGGATCGCTGATCAAGGTGCGCTGATCGGTAAGAACGTGACTAAGAAGACCACCATTTTGGTTGCTGGCCCGTGGGCAACGATTACCAGTAAGCAAAAACGTGCTGAGGAGTTGAAAGAAAAAGGACAGGACATCCAGATCTGGGATGAAAAGCAGCTGTTTACGGCTCTGGGGTTAGATGAACAGCCCCCGTTTTAA
- a CDS encoding ABC transporter substrate-binding protein — translation MVSTTTSRSIAGLSVLVATALIAGCSSAEDGTVDSGSSTEVTTTQSKEGFPVTVTFAPEAPVTIEDQPERIVSLSPAITETLFAVGAGDHVVAVDEYSNYPEDAPLVQGLSGFTPNVESILDYDPDLVVLMSADDSILTGLDAAGVDTLVIPAAENLDETYSQIEQVGRATGFEDQATTVVDQMKTAIDAAVATVPEEVKEQGLTYFHELGSDLFTVSEQTYIGQIYDMFGLTSIADGGDAYSQLSNEAIIAANPDLIFLSDAKAENLTAEDIAARPGWDTIDAVANGRIYILDDDIASRWGPRVSQLVEEIAAQLNQLASSEAVPAAA, via the coding sequence ATGGTTTCAACCACAACATCTCGCTCAATCGCTGGACTGTCAGTGCTTGTGGCAACAGCACTAATCGCTGGCTGTAGTTCCGCAGAGGATGGGACGGTTGACTCGGGGAGCAGCACAGAGGTCACCACAACCCAAAGCAAGGAAGGTTTTCCTGTCACCGTCACGTTTGCCCCAGAAGCACCTGTGACCATTGAGGATCAACCAGAGCGCATCGTCAGTTTGTCCCCAGCGATTACAGAAACCTTGTTCGCTGTCGGGGCAGGGGATCATGTCGTCGCAGTGGATGAATACTCAAACTACCCAGAGGACGCACCGCTGGTGCAGGGTCTGTCTGGTTTTACTCCCAATGTGGAGTCCATCTTGGATTACGATCCTGACCTGGTCGTGTTGATGTCTGCAGATGATTCCATTTTGACCGGCCTGGATGCTGCAGGAGTGGATACTTTAGTGATCCCCGCAGCAGAGAACTTGGATGAGACCTACTCCCAGATTGAACAAGTAGGTCGAGCCACCGGATTTGAAGATCAAGCAACAACGGTTGTTGATCAGATGAAAACCGCCATTGATGCTGCAGTTGCCACAGTTCCTGAAGAGGTAAAAGAGCAGGGCTTAACCTACTTCCACGAGCTGGGCAGTGATTTGTTCACTGTGTCAGAGCAAACCTACATCGGTCAGATTTACGACATGTTTGGTCTCACCTCTATTGCTGACGGTGGCGACGCTTACTCGCAGCTATCCAACGAAGCAATCATTGCGGCAAACCCTGATCTGATTTTCCTCAGCGATGCCAAGGCCGAAAACCTCACTGCAGAAGATATTGCGGCGCGTCCAGGCTGGGACACCATTGATGCAGTAGCCAATGGACGTATCTACATTTTGGACGATGATATTGCTTCCAGGTGGGGACCTCGCGTATCCCAGCTGGTGGAAGAAATCGCAGCGCAGTTGAATCAGCTTGCTTCTTCTGAAGCTGTGCCGGCCGCTGCTTAA
- a CDS encoding winged helix-turn-helix transcriptional regulator, whose protein sequence is MNVQFESDMAVQPGNTMEATVTDIRDAKRKTTQLDSVTPFKKNCPSRTLLDTISDKWAVLILLSMENGPQRNGEIKDQVQGITPKMLTQRLGVLVEDGLVTRTSHAVVPPRVDYQLTDLGASVIEPCRAMYSWAVENIKQVEAYRSA, encoded by the coding sequence ATGAACGTACAGTTTGAATCAGACATGGCCGTCCAACCAGGAAACACCATGGAAGCTACCGTCACCGACATTCGTGATGCCAAGCGTAAAACAACCCAGCTTGATTCAGTAACGCCGTTTAAGAAGAATTGCCCGAGCCGCACCTTGCTCGACACCATCAGTGACAAGTGGGCGGTGCTGATCCTGCTCAGCATGGAAAATGGTCCACAGCGCAATGGTGAAATCAAAGATCAGGTCCAAGGAATTACCCCAAAGATGCTCACCCAGCGTCTTGGAGTGTTGGTGGAAGACGGACTGGTCACTCGCACCTCCCACGCAGTTGTGCCGCCTCGTGTGGATTATCAGCTCACCGATCTGGGTGCTTCTGTCATTGAGCCTTGCCGTGCGATGTATTCCTGGGCAGTGGAGAACATTAAGCAAGTGGAGGCCTACCGCTCAGCATAA